The genomic interval ACATGTCTGCTTGAGCTTGTTTAAGTGATTCTCGACACCAACTGCTCCGCTGTTAAGCATCATCTTCTTTCTAATCTAAACCGCAACTGAAGACGGagcttcatcatctcctttGGCAATTGATCCACCATCCATGGACTTGCAGCCTCTCTAGCTCTGCTCAATAATGCCATGCTTCTCTTGTCTCTGGCCAGACATCGTCCCCCTCGTTAAATAATTGCTGATAATATTGACTGCTCAGCCAAACCAGTCACGGCAGCTAGCCGCCTGGTGTTTCCGCACCGAACTTAAGTCCAGAGAGTTGTCTCGTGTACGAACCCCTCCGTATGAAAACCTCCGAGGCACCACGTTTGTGGCTACCATTGTTCGAGGCGTCTTTCCTACCCGCGCTCCATTATGCTGCTCGTGACCAGGCTCTGAAATATCCTTACAACATTACCCCAAGTCGATGGCGTGCCCAGAAAGACCGCGAACTGGCATAGCTCTGGATGTCGCTGGCCAACTCGGTAGCAGCATAGTCGACATACTTATGGAAGCCTGTCAAACGTCCTCTCCGTCTCTCAAGACAGAAGATTCGAGAGTCGGTCCCGTTGGGCAGTCCTTTGCTGCCTTTATTCCTCCCaatcaccaaaaaaagatGACAATCAATGTCTCTCAAGCCTCTTCCTCAgttccctctccttctgctgCACCTCCAtttccaacctctccacgCTGTACTTGAGCGCTTCCTTCCTCTGCGCCACCACCTTGGCCCTCAGCGCCGCTGACCCATCCAACCTGCCCGATCGTGCTgccttcaacttcttctcccGCTCTCTCTCCTGCTGACGCCTCTGTCTTTCCTGCTGGGCGGAGCTGGCACCCTCGGAAGTGTAGTGCGACAGCCTCCCGGCGTTTAGCTCGGCTCTGGCTTTGAGCGTTTCTATCCTTCTTGCTTGGCGGTCAATGTTCTTTTCGGCGCGGTCGAGAAGCAGCGAGATGAAGGGTCCGATCTCATCGCGGAGAGAGGCTTCTGCGGCGGCCAGGGTGGGCTGGGGGATGAGCTCGTAGTGGCGGACGGTCTTGAGGAGGGATGTTAGGCGGGGAAAGTCGGAGATGCCAGCGTCGAGGGTGGAGACGGAGGATTGAAggtaggagagggaggttcgGAGTGAGGTAACGCACGAAGCGTAGGAGGGTTGTCGTTGCTGGTAGGATTGGTAGGccattttttgttttgtttacttggtgatggtgttggggagagTTAGGTGTTGCTAAGCAAAGCGTGGTGGGGGCAACCTTCTTGGCCATGCACAGACCACCACACGCTTGGCTGGTAGCTTTCCTCCAAGTCCACCTTGAACCGTTCCAGCTGTTTCAACCGTGACAATGGCGCCTTTGTCAGTCGAATTTACTGGCGTTCACAGCTCAGATGACAACGCCACAAACAAGCCAGAGGAAGAATGGTTCAGGCAGCCAGCATGATAAATTCTCTGCATGAGCAACGTCCgtttggtggttgctgttctctcccatcatcaccaccaccctagCAGTCCTCTGCTTTGATCAGCACAACACCACTTTCCAAGATGGCACACAAAGACCCGTCACCAGAGAGAGCCGCGAAGCGGGCGACGAACAATAAGAAAGCCGTTGCAGAAATAGTCACTGAGATGGGCCGCCGCAAGCGAGCATCTCGAAAGACGCCAGAAACCGTGGAGAAGGCAGAGGAAGCGAAAAAGCGCCAACGTTGCCGTTGTCGCAAAGACAACCCAAAGAATTGCTTCCAACACTGGATGTCGTTTCCTCTCTTCACTTCTACCCTTCGGATTCCCCAAAGACTTCCAAGTCGGAGCCGGCCAAGGACAAGGTAGACGCACCAGCCCCGTCGCAATCCTCACGACGGTCGAAGCTCGAGAGCGAAAAGTTAGCTTTGGCTCAGAAGCTATCCAAAGAGGAGATCACGCCGGCGGAATACGAGAGAGCGATGTGTCTGCTCTAGGACCGGTCCAAGCTGTCTGCGGACAGGGAATGGGCCATCATCGGTTCCGATGGGCCATCTGACGAGAACGAGAACACCGTCGACGACAGCAACCAGCAGAACGGCGGGCGCTGCGTGTTGATGTGATGGTCCCGTCTTCACATGGTTCAATTCTCGGACGTTTTTCATGGGTCCGGGGAGCTGAGCTTGAACTGGAGAAGACGAACGAGTCGGCAACCGGCAGCagcggttgggggggggggaagctCGGACTTGGATAGCGCTTCtctatctacactagctCTCGCTACCCCAGACTTGGCACAAACTTGCGAATGGAGTCAAGCATCCCCAGCGACCCAATGCGCTGGGAGGAAGTGCGCTAGCAGGGACCGGCCTCAACCCCGCAGCGTTTGTCAGTTGTTGTTCAGGCCCAGACAGGCATCGAGGACGAACGAGGTGGATTTTTTTATCAATCAGCTGGGAAGACGCGAGAACGGCATTTGATTTTGGCAAGGTGGGAGGGACAGCTTGGACGGCTTGGACTGCTTGGGATTGTCGGAAATCCTCAGTATCATGCCACAGGTTTCTCGACATGTCAGTTCAGAgtttttgtcttttctcATACGGAGTAATTCGTCTAAATCAAATACATGCCTTATCGCTTCCACAGGATGGCTTGGAAAAGTGTAGGTACATCTGATGTGTGAATTCGGAGAAGATTACCCACTCTGCTTTCCTTGGTTGAGCCTAGACTCTTATCTCATGCAGCAGTCCAGTCAACTACTAACACTAGAAGACGTGCCTTCTTGGGGTAGAATattgcttttttctttggttGTCTTTTCCACGACATGCCCAACTGAACGCCTGACTTGGCTGTTGTGTGCTTTCTGGTGCCGAGATATTCAACAGATGAAATCAATCTTTGATTATCTACGGGAGGTACCCTTTCAGATCTTCTGTCCAAGTATATTTCTGGCCCCGCATTCTCATCACGTCTAGCTTCCAATACCAATGTGGGTGAACAGGCTGAAATGGGGTTCCAAAGTCCCGACCACCAATGAAGGTTGGTGTCGAAATAATGATACCCCAAGCACATGGCTTAATGACAGGGGTCTAGATGGATTGGACTTCTTTTGCATACCGCCCCTCACGTCTTCTCCGCATTCGTTTGACTTACAGACTGACAGACgactcctcttccccagattCTGCTGTCCAGCATCCAAGCTGGGGTACGAGGGCAAGGGTCATGGTTACAATTTAGTCCAGCCAAGTTGGCTCCGGTCCATTGGCCGCTCGTCTTGTGACCCCGACCGCTCTGCCATAACTGCAGTGGTTGGGGTCGGCACTTGGGATTCTGATGTTCACGGTAGGGGTATCAACGCCCATCCGGGGTTGCAGACAGAAATATATTAAATGGGACTTTTACCTTCCGAACCTGCCACCCATCCCGCCAACAACTCTGCTATCATCTGCATCCTTAGCTCTGTTCTTTTTACTTGCTGGCTGCAGTGAGGCATAAGACAGGGGTATCTGTAGAGATACACGGGGTCTTTCTTGGTTCAATCTCTTGTCTCTGCAAACGTGGCATAGATCAGCTTCCTTCCTTTTAGCCATTGCTACCGACTCTTTTATCTGAAAGCCTCTCTCCGTCCTCTACTCCTTCAAGTCTTACTTGGCACCTTCTCGACATCTTCCTTTCTGACCTCGATCCAGtcacgacaacaacaagatgcCGTCTCCAGGAGAAGAAACATGGAAGGATCACTGGAAGTGCTTCGTGGCATGTGGTATCATTGTACTCTCGCCATTCCAGTATGGCGTGGACTTTGGTCTCATCGGTGGTCTGCAGGCCATGGTTGGCTTCCTCAAGGTTTGTTTACTCACCATTCAGCTCATCCCCCCCTTGTGAGACAACTCTGACAAGAGTGGCACCAGATCTACGGTCATCCAGCCCCTGACACCGCCATCGGATGGAACCTCGATACGACAAGACAGCAATTGATATCGAGTCTCATGACCCTTGGCGCCTTCATCTCGTCCGGAACGGCAGGCATCGTGGCCACGTACGTGAGCAGAAGGCAGTGCCTCTGGGCTGCTTGCGCTCTGTGCTGCGTCAGCAACGTGATCATGATGGCTACTGAGGACATTGGCGCGCTCTATGCTGGCCGGTTCCTCATTGGGTTGGCCAATGGATATTTCATGACCTTCAGCCAGCTGTATATCCAGGAATCGAGTCCTGCCAGATACAGAGGTTGGTTCTTGACCGCCTTCCAATTCTTCACTTCCTTTGTGAGCACccttgtttcttcttcacaCATCGCTATTGAAATAAAGGCTGACAGAAATCTGAACAGGGCACTCTGATCGGCACCATCATCGACTGGGCCACCGCTAAGCGCCCCGACAAGTCCGCCTACTTGATTCCCCTCGGCATGATCTACATCATCCCTGTCATCATGACCGtcgccctcttcttcattcCCGAGTCCCCCCGCTGGCTCATTCTCCAAGGCGACTACGAGAAGGGTGTCAAGGCTCTCCGGTGGTTGCGTCCCGTTGGCGCCGATGTCGATGCCGAGGGTGCCGAAATCAAAGCCGCCATCGACAGGGAGAAGGatctcagcagcagcatcagcgtCATGGACATGTTCAAGAACCCCATCGACAGAAGACGCACCGGTCTCGCCGTTGGTGCTGTCCTTTTGCAAGCCGCCTCCGGTTCCATGTTCGTCATCGCCTACAAGGCCTACTTCCTCGCCATGTCCAAGGTCTCGGACCCGTTCGCTATGAGCAACGTCCTCTCCGCCATGggcatcctcgccatcttcttcaacagcttGATCGTCGTCCGCTGGGGCAGACGCCGCgtcgtcctcaccaccggtCTGGCCATCTGCGGTATCCTCCAGCTGATCATCGCTGTTGTCTACCATATCCTGGGCGCAACCAATACCACCGGAATCGTCCTGGTAGCCCTGACCTGCGTCTACATGATGACCTACAACGGCATGATCTCCACCTACGCCTGGCTCGCAGGCGGAGAGATCCCCTCTCAGCGTCTCAGAAGCTACACTTTCggtctcgccgccgccgttggtTTCTTCGGCGCCTGGCTCACAACTTTTACAGCGCCATATTTCATCAATCCTGCCTCTCTTGCTTGGGGTCCCAAGTATGGCTTCATCTGGTTCCCCAGCTGCATCATCGGTGTGCTCTGGGTtctgttcttcttgcccgAGACCAAGGGCCGCACCCTCGAGGAGATTGACGAGATGTTTGAGGCCAAGCTGCCTGCGCGCAAGTTCAGACACCACATCTGTGTTGGCCATGTGAATACTGCCGAGAAAATTGATGATCGCGCTTCGGAAAAGGTGagcccccccaacccctgaGCTTTGGATTAGGATTAGGGTTATGATACTAACTTTTGCAGACACCCACCGAGGTTCAACATGCCGAAGTGAAGGATTAAATCGTTTCCTTGTTTTGCCGTCTATAGAATTGAGGATCAATTGTCTTAGATACAGACAAGGCGTTTGGGAGGTTGAATGCGATGAGTAATGTGGAGGAAAGTTGTGTCTAGATAAAACATAGAGATGCAACTGGAAGCCAAGTCTCTATCACATATTTTCATCTACCGTGGCTTCTGCATTGGTATTTGTTCCATAAGGGGGCATTTTACATGACAGATACTGGGCCAGCTTTATGACAGAGGATCTGACCATCGCAATATCAAATGCAACATTCTGTCCATGCTTATTGTCTGTGTTGAATCTCCACAGATCAGTATCACCTAGGTGTATGATATCATAGCCCATACCC from Podospora pseudoanserina strain CBS 124.78 chromosome 6, whole genome shotgun sequence carries:
- the SPC19 gene encoding DASH complex subunit spc19 (COG:S; EggNog:ENOG503P35N) — translated: MAYQSYQQRQPSYASCVTSLRTSLSYLQSSVSTLDAGISDFPRLTSLLKTVRHYELIPQPTLAAAEASLRDEIGPFISLLLDRAEKNIDRQARRIETLKARAELNAGRLSHYTSEGASSAQQERQRRQQEREREKKLKAARSGRLDGSAALRAKVVAQRKEALKYSVERLEMEVQQKERELRKRLERH
- a CDS encoding hypothetical protein (EggNog:ENOG503NYM6; COG:U), with protein sequence MPSPGEETWKDHWKCFVACGIIVLSPFQYGVDFGLIGGLQAMVGFLKIYGHPAPDTAIGWNLDTTRQQLISSLMTLGAFISSGTAGIVATYVSRRQCLWAACALCCVSNVIMMATEDIGALYAGRFLIGLANGYFMTFSQLYIQESSPARYRGWFLTAFQFFTSFGTLIGTIIDWATAKRPDKSAYLIPLGMIYIIPVIMTVALFFIPESPRWLILQGDYEKGVKALRWLRPVGADVDAEGAEIKAAIDREKDLSSSISVMDMFKNPIDRRRTGLAVGAVLLQAASGSMFVIAYKAYFLAMSKVSDPFAMSNVLSAMGILAIFFNSLIVVRWGRRRVVLTTGLAICGILQLIIAVVYHILGATNTTGIVLVALTCVYMMTYNGMISTYAWLAGGEIPSQRLRSYTFGLAAAVGFFGAWLTTFTAPYFINPASLAWGPKYGFIWFPSCIIGVLWVLFFLPETKGRTLEEIDEMFEAKLPARKFRHHICVGHVNTAEKIDDRASEKTPTEVQHAEVKD